In Romboutsia lituseburensis, a genomic segment contains:
- the ftcD gene encoding glutamate formimidoyltransferase: MEKKQYVLAVPNFSNGRDHDVIEAVVNEVRKVSGVKLVSYEPEHDFNRTVVTFIGQPQPVKEALVNMAAKAAELIDMREHKGTHPRIGAQDTLPIFPFKDITIEECVDLAKEIGNELHNKTKIPIYFAGEAARNEERKAFAYIRAGQYEGVRDLLKECKGNEKRKQEYENRKPDLSVDGLISDTAGATICSAETDGLTAYNIFLGTENIQIAKEIAKGLRGPTGGFSTVRAVGIKFPEREGVVVSMNLLDCSKTPMHRAFEFVKREAERYGVMVTGTELVGPIKLDYILDSFEYFFRLEGFRKEQVLETHLMDM, translated from the coding sequence ATGGAAAAAAAACAATATGTATTAGCTGTTCCGAATTTTAGCAATGGTAGAGATCATGATGTTATTGAGGCTGTTGTTAATGAAGTTAGAAAAGTTAGTGGAGTTAAATTAGTAAGTTATGAACCTGAACATGACTTTAATAGAACTGTGGTTACGTTCATAGGTCAACCACAGCCTGTAAAAGAAGCTTTAGTAAATATGGCAGCAAAAGCTGCAGAGCTTATAGATATGAGAGAGCACAAAGGTACACATCCAAGAATAGGTGCTCAAGATACCCTTCCAATATTCCCATTTAAAGATATAACTATAGAAGAATGTGTTGATTTAGCTAAAGAAATAGGAAATGAATTACATAATAAAACTAAAATACCTATATATTTTGCTGGAGAAGCAGCAAGAAATGAAGAAAGAAAGGCATTTGCTTATATAAGAGCTGGTCAATATGAAGGTGTAAGAGATTTATTAAAAGAATGCAAAGGTAATGAAAAAAGAAAGCAAGAGTATGAAAATAGAAAACCAGATTTAAGTGTAGATGGATTAATAAGCGATACTGCAGGAGCTACTATTTGTAGTGCAGAGACAGATGGGCTTACTGCTTATAATATATTTTTAGGAACTGAGAATATTCAAATAGCTAAAGAAATAGCTAAAGGATTAAGAGGACCTACTGGAGGATTTTCTACAGTAAGAGCTGTTGGAATAAAATTTCCAGAAAGAGAAGGAGTAGTTGTTTCAATGAACTTATTAGATTGTTCAAAAACTCCAATGCATAGAGCTTTTGAATTTGTAAAAAGAGAAGCTGAAAGATACGGTGTTATGGTTACAGGTACAGAACTTGTAGGTCCAATAAAATTAGATTATATATTAGATAGTTTTGAGTATTTCTTTAGATTAGAAGGATTTAGAAAAGAGCAAGTATTAGAAACTCATTTAATGGATATGTAG
- a CDS encoding BMC domain-containing protein, with translation MRKALGMIEAVGLTTAIAALDAASKAADITLVGYDKVIGVAKSVSVTIHIAGEVAAVNAAIEAGIEAGNKVGTIVSSKTIARPHEEIDFLINEFKSNLKEKKSKKEVNKISKKKEGSKEE, from the coding sequence ATGAGAAAAGCCCTAGGTATGATAGAAGCAGTAGGTTTAACAACGGCAATAGCAGCATTAGATGCAGCTAGTAAAGCAGCAGATATTACACTAGTTGGATATGATAAGGTAATAGGGGTAGCAAAATCAGTTAGTGTTACTATACATATTGCAGGAGAAGTAGCGGCAGTAAATGCAGCTATTGAAGCGGGGATTGAAGCTGGAAATAAGGTTGGAACAATAGTTTCAAGTAAAACAATAGCTAGACCACATGAAGAAATTGATTTTTTAATAAATGAATTTAAAAGCAATTTAAAAGAAAAGAAATCTAAAAAAGAGGTTAATAAAATTTCTAAGAAAAAAGAGGGAAGTAAAGAGGAATAG
- a CDS encoding solute carrier family 23 protein — MNKTNSSQMIKVAKNSCLLYQIDDRPQLKLSVLLGFQHIVAAFGGIVAVPLVVSTALGFDIQSTAMMINAAIFVAGIATVIQVRGLGKVGSKLHA, encoded by the coding sequence ATGAATAAAACAAATTCTTCTCAAATGATAAAAGTAGCAAAAAATTCTTGTCTACTTTATCAAATTGACGATAGACCACAATTAAAACTTTCTGTGCTTCTAGGTTTTCAACATATTGTTGCTGCTTTTGGAGGTATCGTTGCAGTTCCTTTAGTTGTAAGTACCGCTCTTGGATTTGATATCCAATCTACCGCTATGATGATAAACGCTGCAATATTTGTAGCTGGTATAGCAACAGTTATTCAAGTTAGAGGATTAGGAAAAGTAGGTTCTAAGCTCCATGCATAA
- a CDS encoding nucleobase:cation symporter-2 family protein, translating into MGTDFTFVGPSIAVGTSMGLAGILGATILGSFIEMILSRFIKPLMKFFPQVVTGTVVTLIGLTLVPVAMDWCAGGVGSPTYDSITNIGVALIVMIIVILLNRYGKGVFSSASILIGMTLGYLLCIPLGLVDFNPIKEASIVGVPGVPLVLKYGIKFSLAGLIPFIIAYLVTTIETVGCLIAVGEASQREPNSDDLSRGVLADGVGSFIAGFLGAGPNTSFSQNVGLIPMTRVASRHVVVMAGIIMMLLGIFPKLGSIVASIPNPVLGGAGVVMFGVVSASGMKTLSRIKMNNRNILIIVVSIALGLGITTRPDLLNNLPQSLQMLFASGISTGTIAALILNICLKEED; encoded by the coding sequence ATGGGAACAGACTTTACATTTGTAGGCCCATCTATTGCTGTTGGCACCTCAATGGGTCTTGCAGGAATTCTTGGTGCCACGATACTTGGCTCATTTATTGAAATGATTCTTAGTCGATTTATAAAGCCACTTATGAAATTTTTCCCCCAAGTTGTAACAGGTACTGTAGTAACTCTAATAGGACTTACATTAGTTCCCGTTGCTATGGACTGGTGTGCTGGTGGCGTTGGATCGCCTACATATGATAGTATAACTAATATTGGTGTTGCTTTAATAGTCATGATAATAGTTATTCTTCTTAATAGATATGGTAAAGGTGTTTTTAGTAGTGCCTCTATACTTATTGGTATGACTTTAGGTTATTTATTATGTATACCTCTAGGTCTTGTTGACTTTAATCCTATAAAAGAAGCATCTATTGTTGGAGTTCCTGGTGTTCCACTAGTTCTAAAATATGGAATTAAGTTTAGTTTAGCTGGTTTAATACCTTTTATAATTGCTTATTTAGTAACTACTATAGAAACTGTTGGATGTTTGATAGCTGTTGGTGAAGCATCTCAAAGAGAGCCTAATAGTGATGACTTGAGCCGTGGTGTCTTAGCTGATGGTGTAGGAAGCTTTATAGCAGGTTTTTTAGGTGCTGGACCAAATACATCCTTTAGCCAAAATGTAGGGCTTATTCCGATGACTAGAGTGGCTAGCCGACATGTCGTTGTTATGGCTGGTATAATAATGATGCTTCTGGGAATTTTCCCAAAATTAGGGTCTATTGTGGCATCTATACCTAATCCCGTTTTAGGTGGTGCTGGTGTTGTAATGTTTGGTGTTGTATCTGCTAGTGGTATGAAAACTTTAAGCAGAATAAAAATGAATAACAGAAATATTCTAATTATAGTAGTTTCTATTGCATTAGGTCTAGGGATTACAACTAGACCAGATTTATTAAATAATTTACCTCAATCCCTTCAAATGTTATTTGCATCGGGTATAAGTACAGGAACAATTGCTGCCCTAATTCTTAATATTTGTTTAAAAGAAGAGGATTAA
- a CDS encoding UbiX family flavin prenyltransferase codes for MKIIVGISGGSGAIYALGILKALKNLNIETHLVVSNMGEYVVNHECGVDLDELKDMADFYHENYNLAAPIASGSFKTDGMIIVPCSMKTLSAITCGYSDSLLTRAADVCIKDRRKLVVLPRETPLSSIHLENMLKLSNLGVTIMPPTPGFYNHPQDLSDIVTSIVGRSLDQLGIDHNLLKRWGE; via the coding sequence ATGAAAATTATAGTAGGAATATCTGGAGGAAGTGGTGCAATTTATGCACTAGGAATATTAAAAGCATTAAAAAATCTCAATATAGAAACTCATTTAGTAGTATCTAATATGGGTGAGTATGTGGTGAATCATGAGTGCGGAGTTGATTTAGACGAGCTTAAAGATATGGCAGACTTTTATCATGAAAACTATAATTTAGCAGCCCCTATAGCAAGCGGATCATTTAAAACAGATGGAATGATCATAGTTCCTTGTTCTATGAAAACTTTATCTGCTATAACTTGTGGATATAGTGATAGTTTACTTACAAGAGCTGCAGATGTTTGTATAAAAGATAGACGAAAGTTGGTGGTTTTACCAAGAGAAACACCACTTAGCTCTATTCATTTAGAGAATATGCTGAAACTTTCTAATTTAGGCGTAACTATTATGCCTCCTACACCAGGTTTTTATAATCATCCTCAGGACTTAAGCGATATTGTAACATCTATAGTTGGTAGAAGCCTAGATCAATTAGGTATAGACCATAATTTACTTAAAAGATGGGGTGAGTAG
- a CDS encoding BMC domain-containing protein: MGQALGMVETKGLVGAVEAADAMVKSANVTLMGYEKIGFGLVTVMVSGDVGAVKAAVDAGADAARNVGELHSVHVIPRPHSEVERVILNRE; encoded by the coding sequence ATGGGTCAAGCACTAGGAATGGTAGAAACTAAAGGATTAGTAGGAGCTGTAGAAGCTGCAGATGCAATGGTAAAGTCAGCTAATGTAACATTGATGGGATATGAAAAAATAGGATTTGGACTTGTAACAGTTATGGTAAGTGGTGATGTAGGGGCAGTAAAAGCGGCAGTTGATGCAGGAGCAGATGCAGCTAGAAATGTTGGAGAACTCCACTCAGTTCATGTAATACCAAGACCACATTCAGAGGTAGAAAGAGTCATACTTAATAGAGAATAA
- a CDS encoding UbiD family decarboxylase, which produces METQMLRYTLDKLNNLNYTKICRKKVNPKFELGAVLKYFDNEVPIIFEDVKGYDMPLVGGLYGNRQIFYDLMDMNKENRIFKFMDAIANPQETKLIYTGPIKKNIITKNIDITKLFPTPTSHEKDSSSFITAGMLLVKDPETGDIHMAVRRFQVNSKTNISTLISGASPHLRKIVRKSEESNKPVECAVVLGYDAEYLIASQISSSKYGLDKHKVYSALKGEALEVVKCYSVDIEVPAYCEIVLEGEIVPNKKITEGPFGELMGYYGEVAPNPVMEIKTIMHRDNPIFQHAFPCREEHLSNGLIREVEIYSALSSVVDVKDVNVTIGGGCRLHAIVSIDKKNEGDGKSAILSSLGSSKDLKHVVIVDSDVDIYSYKDVEFALASRVQASDDIVIIKNALGSALEASHVYKGTSDKIGIDATKPLNEESFIRAIIPEYEDIDITNYF; this is translated from the coding sequence ATGGAAACTCAAATGTTAAGGTATACATTAGATAAATTAAATAACTTAAATTATACCAAGATTTGTAGGAAAAAAGTCAATCCTAAATTTGAGTTAGGAGCTGTGCTTAAATATTTTGATAATGAAGTGCCAATTATATTTGAAGATGTTAAAGGCTATGATATGCCATTGGTTGGTGGACTTTATGGAAATAGACAAATATTTTATGATCTTATGGATATGAACAAAGAAAATAGAATTTTTAAATTTATGGATGCTATAGCAAATCCACAAGAAACAAAGTTAATTTACACAGGACCTATCAAAAAAAATATAATAACTAAAAATATTGATATAACAAAATTATTTCCAACTCCTACGTCTCACGAAAAAGATTCTTCAAGCTTTATAACTGCAGGAATGCTTTTAGTCAAAGACCCTGAAACCGGAGATATCCATATGGCGGTTAGAAGATTTCAGGTAAATTCTAAAACTAATATAAGTACTCTTATATCAGGTGCATCACCTCATTTGAGAAAAATAGTTAGAAAAAGCGAAGAAAGCAATAAGCCTGTAGAATGTGCAGTGGTTTTAGGGTATGATGCTGAATATTTAATAGCATCTCAGATAAGTTCATCAAAGTATGGACTAGACAAACATAAAGTCTATAGTGCATTGAAAGGTGAAGCATTAGAAGTTGTAAAATGCTATAGTGTCGATATAGAAGTTCCTGCATATTGTGAGATAGTATTAGAAGGTGAAATTGTTCCTAATAAAAAGATTACAGAAGGGCCTTTTGGAGAATTAATGGGATATTATGGAGAAGTAGCACCAAATCCTGTAATGGAGATAAAAACTATAATGCATCGAGATAATCCAATATTTCAGCATGCCTTTCCTTGCAGAGAAGAACATCTATCAAATGGACTTATAAGAGAAGTTGAAATATATAGTGCATTAAGTAGTGTAGTAGATGTTAAAGATGTAAATGTAACTATAGGTGGAGGGTGTAGATTACATGCTATAGTTAGTATAGATAAAAAAAATGAAGGCGATGGAAAAAGTGCAATATTGTCATCACTAGGAAGTAGTAAAGATTTAAAACATGTAGTCATAGTTGATAGTGATGTTGACATATACTCATATAAAGATGTTGAATTTGCGCTAGCATCTAGGGTACAAGCTAGTGACGATATTGTTATAATCAAAAATGCGTTAGGTAGTGCACTTGAAGCATCACATGTATATAAAGGAACTAGTGATAAAATAGGTATAGATGCAACTAAACCATTAAATGAAGAAAGTTTTATAAGAGCTATAATACCGGAATATGAAGACATTGATATAACTAATTATTTTTAA
- a CDS encoding EutN/CcmL family microcompartment protein, translating to MQIGKVIGTVVATRKDDSLVGSKLMITQPLNFKNEFDGKPLIAVDTVGAGIGELVIFTEGTAARNAAKKYDSSINAAIIGIVDNIDVWED from the coding sequence ATGCAAATAGGTAAGGTTATAGGTACAGTAGTTGCAACTAGAAAAGATGACTCATTAGTTGGAAGTAAACTAATGATAACTCAACCTTTAAATTTTAAGAATGAATTTGATGGAAAGCCATTAATTGCGGTAGATACAGTTGGAGCGGGAATAGGTGAGTTAGTTATTTTTACAGAAGGAACAGCTGCTAGAAATGCAGCTAAAAAATATGATTCATCAATAAATGCTGCAATAATAGGTATAGTTGATAATATAGACGTATGGGAGGATTAA
- a CDS encoding cysteine hydrolase family protein — MPRHGIVVIDMLNDFVGEKAPLRCPGGEKIIPNLQKLFAWVRERNARGLDDVQLIHIQEAHRKNDADFRVRPVHAVKGTWGSDFIKDLYPQGEEYTIPKRRHSAFAHTDLDLYLREENLDTVVVTGVWTNVCVRSTASDALYNAYKVITLSDGVHSKNDEMHEAGLRDLSIFTKIMTIDEYIDAWEKGIDPWQGGGDKENKVE, encoded by the coding sequence ATGCCAAGACACGGTATTGTTGTTATAGATATGTTAAATGATTTTGTTGGAGAGAAAGCTCCACTTAGATGTCCAGGAGGAGAAAAAATTATACCTAATTTACAAAAGCTATTTGCATGGGTAAGAGAAAGAAATGCAAGAGGTCTTGATGATGTTCAATTAATACACATACAAGAAGCGCATAGAAAAAATGATGCTGATTTCAGAGTGAGACCAGTTCATGCTGTAAAAGGAACTTGGGGATCTGACTTTATAAAAGATTTATATCCACAGGGTGAAGAATATACTATACCTAAGAGAAGACATAGTGCATTTGCACACACAGATTTAGATTTGTATTTAAGAGAGGAAAACCTAGATACTGTTGTTGTAACAGGCGTTTGGACTAATGTATGTGTAAGAAGTACAGCAAGTGATGCTTTATATAATGCATACAAAGTTATAACTTTAAGTGATGGTGTACATTCTAAAAATGATGAAATGCATGAAGCGGGATTAAGAGATTTAAGTATATTTACTAAAATTATGACAATAGATGAATATATAGATGCTTGGGAAAAAGGTATTGATCCATGGCAAGGCGGTGGAGATAAAGAAAATAAAGTAGAATAA
- a CDS encoding cyclase family protein, with the protein MSLKVIDLSQEIFQGMSVFPMHQPTFIMTNMTHEENMKKTGSKTLGFSARNLLISEHGGTHCDAVWEYKPSGKTIEFMPLDYFFGSAICIDLSHIKPDRYIEVDDIKKAVKKCNEELNKGDIVLMYTGHYDRNFGTDKWQTEYSGLSYSAAKYLAECGVVNIGVDAPAIDHPNDIDFSGHLVCGEYDITNTENLCNLDKVVNKRFLYFGLPLKIRAGSGSPIRAIALIEE; encoded by the coding sequence ATGAGTTTAAAAGTAATTGATTTGTCTCAAGAAATATTTCAAGGTATGTCTGTATTTCCAATGCATCAACCAACATTTATTATGACTAACATGACCCATGAAGAAAATATGAAAAAAACAGGTAGTAAGACATTAGGTTTTTCTGCTAGAAACTTACTTATAAGTGAACACGGAGGAACTCATTGTGATGCTGTTTGGGAGTACAAGCCTAGTGGTAAAACTATTGAATTTATGCCTCTTGATTATTTCTTTGGTAGCGCTATATGTATAGATTTATCACATATTAAGCCTGATAGATACATAGAAGTTGATGATATAAAAAAAGCTGTAAAAAAATGCAACGAAGAATTAAATAAAGGTGATATAGTTTTGATGTATACAGGTCATTATGATAGAAATTTTGGAACTGACAAATGGCAAACCGAATATAGTGGGCTTAGTTATAGTGCTGCCAAATATTTAGCTGAATGTGGTGTTGTAAATATAGGTGTAGATGCCCCTGCTATTGATCATCCTAATGATATAGATTTTTCAGGTCATCTAGTATGCGGCGAATATGATATTACCAATACAGAAAATTTATGCAACTTAGATAAGGTTGTTAATAAAAGGTTCTTATACTTTGGCCTACCTCTTAAAATAAGAGCTGGCTCAGGTTCACCAATAAGAGCTATAGCTCTTATTGAGGAATAA
- the ade gene encoding adenine deaminase, which translates to MKYIKQAMEYKELIDTLMSDKHHADIVLYGGSVVNVLTREVYKADIAIKGKYILMVGNCESLIGENTIVVDVEGKYLSPGFIDSHMHFESSMLTITEFSRLSIPSGTTTLIADPHEIGNALGSIGMKAMADEASKMLNHVRLVVPALTPDCPSLETAGVDVSSKDMKDLLNYKNIIGIGELQGFSNAKHVYRNTPEIITDLLASTTYAKSIGKVVDGNAPELFGEELAAHIICTGGKCSCHETTTKEECIEKLRQGVYVFMREGSTQKNMAECIRAVTEERLDSRRCILATDDMVSEDLEKLGHMNEIVKRTINQGVNPIEAIQMVTINPATYFGLEDRGVLSPSKVADIAIINDLNKMDVEAVFIDGKLVAAEGELIVALPKYTYPNCVKNSVKREILIDADLEIRSEKNNVTVRCIRAIPDQNLTECIEEETTVRNGVVQSNVANDLLYIACVERYGRNNNIGKAFVKGFGLKKGAFAESVAHDTHNITVVGTNIGDMVVAVNKVIEMGGGLAVANNGKVLEELRLPVGGLITDELTGSEVSEKISKLEKLVRNDLGGELRAPFMHLSFLALSTSPKWKITDKGLIDVNNFEILNPIV; encoded by the coding sequence TTGAAATATATAAAACAAGCAATGGAATATAAAGAGTTAATAGACACTCTTATGAGTGATAAACACCATGCAGATATTGTTTTGTATGGTGGGAGTGTTGTAAATGTATTAACAAGAGAAGTATATAAAGCAGATATTGCTATAAAAGGGAAATATATATTAATGGTTGGAAATTGCGAAAGTTTAATAGGGGAAAATACTATTGTAGTAGATGTTGAAGGAAAGTATTTATCTCCTGGGTTCATAGATTCTCATATGCATTTTGAAAGTAGTATGCTGACTATAACTGAATTCTCAAGACTTTCTATACCATCAGGAACCACAACATTAATAGCAGATCCACATGAAATAGGAAATGCACTAGGTTCTATTGGTATGAAAGCTATGGCAGATGAAGCAAGTAAGATGTTAAATCATGTTAGACTTGTAGTGCCAGCGTTAACGCCAGATTGCCCAAGTTTAGAAACTGCAGGTGTAGATGTAAGTTCTAAAGATATGAAAGACTTGCTAAATTACAAAAATATTATAGGAATAGGAGAATTACAAGGTTTTAGTAATGCAAAACATGTATACAGAAATACTCCAGAAATAATAACGGATTTACTTGCATCAACTACATATGCAAAAAGTATAGGAAAAGTAGTTGATGGAAATGCTCCTGAATTATTTGGAGAGGAACTAGCAGCTCATATAATATGTACTGGAGGCAAATGCTCTTGCCATGAAACTACGACAAAAGAAGAGTGTATAGAAAAGTTAAGACAAGGTGTATATGTATTTATGAGAGAAGGATCAACTCAAAAAAATATGGCAGAGTGTATAAGAGCTGTTACAGAAGAAAGATTAGATTCTAGAAGATGTATATTAGCAACCGATGATATGGTATCTGAAGATCTCGAAAAATTAGGCCATATGAATGAAATAGTTAAAAGAACTATTAATCAAGGTGTAAACCCAATTGAAGCTATACAAATGGTTACTATAAATCCGGCTACATATTTTGGTCTAGAAGATAGAGGGGTACTATCTCCATCTAAAGTAGCTGACATTGCTATTATAAATGATTTAAATAAAATGGATGTAGAAGCTGTGTTTATAGATGGAAAATTAGTTGCAGCTGAAGGTGAGTTAATAGTAGCTTTACCTAAATATACTTATCCAAATTGTGTAAAAAATTCAGTTAAAAGAGAAATATTAATAGATGCGGACTTAGAAATAAGAAGTGAAAAAAATAATGTTACAGTCAGATGTATAAGGGCAATACCAGATCAAAATTTAACTGAATGCATAGAGGAAGAAACTACGGTTAGAAATGGTGTAGTTCAGAGTAATGTAGCTAATGATTTATTATATATAGCTTGTGTAGAACGATATGGTAGAAATAATAATATAGGAAAGGCATTTGTTAAAGGATTCGGACTTAAAAAAGGTGCTTTTGCAGAAAGCGTAGCTCATGATACTCATAATATAACTGTTGTTGGAACTAATATAGGAGATATGGTAGTTGCTGTTAATAAAGTTATAGAAATGGGCGGAGGGCTAGCAGTTGCAAATAATGGCAAAGTACTAGAAGAACTTAGATTACCAGTAGGAGGACTTATAACAGATGAACTTACAGGAAGTGAAGTAAGTGAAAAAATATCTAAGTTAGAAAAATTAGTAAGAAATGATTTAGGGGGGGAATTACGTGCTCCATTTATGCATCTATCTTTCTTAGCATTATCAACTAGTCCAAAGTGGAAGATAACAGATAAAGGTCTTATAGATGTCAATAATTTTGAAATATTAAACCCTATAGTTTAA
- a CDS encoding dihydroorotase — protein MVDVIIKNARIPQGDDTIVTNILVKDEKIAGFVDDISMIDAKDVIDANGNLTIPGCIDSHTHFMYQGFPHRENFLTGTAAAATGGVTTIIDMPCCSVPSVRSIEQLETKLGICGPQAVVDYAMWGGVTGEDVREGWMHNVKEQADYGVVAFKVYMTPSVPTYPRVTDPEMYECFKAVSKTGLPIGIHAENFAMCDFYVNKFKNEGRLDGPAWAEARMELAEKVAIELGISFAEASGARLHIVHMSTGIGAKLVKDAKMRGLDITSESCPHYLTLNYQESMSKYGPLAKIAPPLRTKKDNEEHWQGINDGSIDFIATDHAPYEIESEKHKEGMNIWTSFPGIPGVETMVPVVVSEGYNKGRISLSKLVDILSTNAAKHYGLYPKKGALNIGSDADFTIIDLEKEWTIDPKTMVSMCGYTPLEGMQLKGKVFKTVIRGNLIYQDGENGTLGNLDSYDVVFNNPEELTSGEYKVSYRKDHPEVILNHVKNIKGIMVKPGFGKFTKRQQIMKLDKNIKF, from the coding sequence ATGGTTGATGTAATTATAAAAAATGCAAGAATACCACAAGGTGACGATACAATAGTAACTAATATATTAGTTAAAGATGAAAAAATAGCAGGTTTTGTTGATGATATAAGTATGATAGATGCTAAAGATGTAATAGATGCAAATGGAAATTTAACGATTCCAGGATGTATTGATTCACATACTCACTTTATGTATCAAGGATTCCCACATAGAGAAAACTTTTTAACAGGAACAGCAGCAGCTGCAACAGGAGGTGTTACAACTATAATAGATATGCCATGTTGTTCAGTTCCTTCTGTTAGAAGTATAGAACAGCTTGAAACTAAATTAGGTATATGTGGACCTCAAGCAGTAGTAGATTATGCTATGTGGGGTGGTGTTACAGGTGAAGATGTTAGAGAAGGTTGGATGCACAATGTTAAGGAACAAGCAGATTATGGTGTAGTAGCATTTAAAGTATATATGACTCCATCAGTTCCAACATATCCAAGGGTAACAGACCCTGAGATGTATGAATGTTTTAAAGCAGTTTCTAAAACAGGACTTCCAATAGGAATTCATGCAGAAAATTTTGCAATGTGTGATTTTTATGTTAATAAATTTAAAAATGAAGGTAGACTTGATGGGCCAGCATGGGCTGAAGCTAGAATGGAGCTAGCTGAAAAAGTTGCAATAGAATTAGGAATAAGTTTTGCAGAGGCTAGTGGGGCTAGACTTCATATAGTTCATATGAGTACAGGTATAGGTGCTAAATTAGTTAAAGATGCTAAGATGAGAGGATTAGATATAACAAGTGAATCTTGCCCTCATTACTTAACATTAAATTATCAAGAATCTATGAGTAAATATGGTCCACTTGCAAAAATAGCTCCACCACTTAGAACTAAAAAAGATAATGAAGAACATTGGCAAGGAATAAATGATGGAAGTATAGACTTTATAGCTACAGACCACGCTCCTTATGAAATAGAAAGTGAAAAACACAAAGAAGGTATGAATATATGGACTTCATTCCCAGGTATACCAGGTGTTGAAACTATGGTTCCAGTTGTTGTAAGCGAAGGATATAACAAAGGTAGAATATCTTTAAGCAAATTAGTTGATATATTAAGTACAAATGCAGCTAAACATTATGGATTATATCCTAAAAAAGGAGCTTTAAATATAGGTTCAGATGCTGACTTTACTATAATAGATTTAGAAAAAGAATGGACTATAGATCCTAAAACTATGGTATCTATGTGTGGATATACTCCACTTGAAGGAATGCAATTAAAAGGAAAAGTTTTTAAAACTGTAATCAGAGGGAACTTAATATATCAAGATGGAGAAAATGGTACATTAGGAAATTTAGATAGCTACGATGTAGTATTTAACAACCCAGAAGAATTAACAAGCGGAGAATATAAAGTAAGTTATAGAAAAGACCATCCAGAAGTTATATTAAATCATGTTAAAAATATAAAAGGTATAATGGTAAAACCAGGATTTGGTAAGTTTACTAAGAGACAACAAATAATGAAGTTAGATAAAAATATAAAATTTTAA
- a CDS encoding BMC domain-containing protein — MLKALGIVEVKSMIGAIQAADTMLKSADVDLVDINLVGSGIVAAIVRGDVAAVNAAVENGEESAAKIAEIISTNVIARPHDEVSKIL; from the coding sequence ATTTTGAAAGCATTAGGGATTGTAGAAGTGAAAAGTATGATAGGTGCAATACAAGCTGCAGATACTATGTTAAAATCAGCAGATGTTGATTTAGTTGATATAAACTTAGTAGGATCTGGAATAGTTGCGGCTATAGTAAGAGGAGACGTTGCAGCAGTTAATGCAGCTGTAGAAAATGGAGAAGAAAGTGCAGCAAAAATTGCAGAAATAATATCGACAAATGTAATAGCAAGACCACATGATGAGGTAAGCAAAATATTATAG